Proteins encoded in a region of the Ranitomeya imitator isolate aRanImi1 chromosome 9, aRanImi1.pri, whole genome shotgun sequence genome:
- the TIPRL gene encoding TIP41-like protein, whose product MMIHGFKSSNQDFSFGPWKVTAIKTHIMKSADVEKLAEEMNMPCLPEMMFGDNVLRIQHSSGFGIEFTAKDGLRRVNKNKGMVKVACAEEWQESRSDSEHSKEIVKPYDWTYTTDYKGTLLGHDLTFNTVPTTERINTEKLKAREQIMFFEEVLLFEDELHDHGVSSLSVKIRVMPSGFFLLLRFFLRVDGVLIRMNDTRLYHESDKTFMLREYTSRESKISNLSHVPPPLYTEPNEISQYLPITETIYEKLEFPSLQQTELGDSPGPVSQAAS is encoded by the coding sequence ATGATGATTCACGGATTCAAAAGTAGCAATCAAGACTTCAGTTTTGGACCATGGAAAGTCACGGCCATCAAAACGCATATTATGAAGTCGGCCGATGTGGAGAAACTAGCTGAAGAAATGAACATGCCCTGTCTTCCCGAAATGATGTTTGGGGACAACGTCTTAAGGATCCAACACTCCTCCGGCTTTGGGATTGAGTTCACGGCTAAGGATGGACTGAGAAGGGTGAATAAGAACAAGGGAATGGTCAAAGTCGCCTGTGCTGAGGAATGGCAGGAAAGTCGGTCAGACAGCGAGCACAGCAAAGAAATCGTGAAGCCCTATGACTGGACATATACCACCGATTACAAGGGCACCTTGCTGGGTCACGACCTGACATTTAATACCGTTCCTACCACCGAACGGATTAATACGGAAAAACTGAAGGCAAGGGAGCAGATCATGTTTTTCGAGGAAGTGCTGCTGTTTGAAGACGAACTCCACGACCACGGGGTGTCTAGCCTGAGTGTGAAGATCAGAGTCATGCCTTCCGGCTTTTTTCTCCTCCTGAGGTTCTTCCTCAGGGTGGACGGCGTCCTCATCCGAATGAACGACACTCGTCTTTACCACGAGTCTGACAAGACGTTCATGCTGAGAGAATACACGTCGAGGGAAAGTAAAATCAGCAACCTAAGTCACGTCCCCCCGCCGCTCTACACCGAGCCTAATGAAATCTCTCAGTACTTGCCCATTACGGAAACCATTTACGAAAAGTTAGAATTTCCATCGTTGCAACAGACAGAATTGGGTGACTCTCCCGGTCCCGTAAGCCAAGCGGCATCATAA
- the CNEP1R1 gene encoding nuclear envelope phosphatase-regulatory subunit 1 isoform X2 has translation MNSLEQAEDLKAFERRLTEYVSCLQPATGRWRMILIVVSVCTATGAWNWLIDPETQKVSFFTSLWNHPFFTISCITLIGLFFAGIHKRVVAPSIIAARCRTVLAEYNMSCDDTGKLILKPRPHVQ, from the exons ATGAATTCCCTGGAACAGGCAGAAG ATCTAAAGGCTTTCGAGCGACGGCTCACGGAATATGTCTCGTGTTTACAACCTGCGACTGGACGTTGGAGAA TGATTCTCATCGTAGTGTCTGTCTGTACTGCTACCGGGGCCTGGAACTGGCTCATAGATCCGGAGACGCAAAAG GTTTCCTTCTTCACCTCATTATGGAATCATCCCTTCTTCACAATTAGCTGCATAACGCTAATAGGGCTGTTTTTCGCTGGGATCCACAAGCGGGTGGTGGCGCCGTCGAT AATAGCAGCCCGATGTCGGACGGTCCTAGCAGAATACAACATGTCATGTGACGAT ACGGGCAAATTAATTCTAAAGCCGCGACCCCACGTCCAGTGA
- the CNEP1R1 gene encoding nuclear envelope phosphatase-regulatory subunit 1 isoform X1 produces MNSLEQAEDLKAFERRLTEYVSCLQPATGRWRMILIVVSVCTATGAWNWLIDPETQKVSFFTSLWNHPFFTISCITLIGLFFAGIHKRVVAPSIIAARCRTVLAEYNMSCDDDQRCSSNQSQDTGPRVEEWHQSRR; encoded by the exons ATGAATTCCCTGGAACAGGCAGAAG ATCTAAAGGCTTTCGAGCGACGGCTCACGGAATATGTCTCGTGTTTACAACCTGCGACTGGACGTTGGAGAA TGATTCTCATCGTAGTGTCTGTCTGTACTGCTACCGGGGCCTGGAACTGGCTCATAGATCCGGAGACGCAAAAG GTTTCCTTCTTCACCTCATTATGGAATCATCCCTTCTTCACAATTAGCTGCATAACGCTAATAGGGCTGTTTTTCGCTGGGATCCACAAGCGGGTGGTGGCGCCGTCGAT AATAGCAGCCCGATGTCGGACGGTCCTAGCAGAATACAACATGTCATGTGACGAT GACCAGCGCTGCTCCTCCAATCAAAGCCAGGACACGGGGCCGAGAGTGGAGGAGTGGCACCAGTCCAGAAGGTaa